In Fusobacteria bacterium ZRK30, the DNA window TGCCTGCAATGTTATCAGTTCTATTACAGGAGCCAGCCAGGTTATAATAGTTACCGAACCTACTTTTTCAGGACTCCACGATCTAAAAAGAATCTACGAATTAACTAAAAAATTTAACCTGAAGGTTCAGGTAGTTATAAATAAATTTGATCTTTCTCCTCAACATAGTGAGATGATAAAAAAATATTGTTTAGAAAAAAAAATAATAGTAGGGTTACAAATACCATTCACTCCAAAAATAGTAAGATCCATCGTCAGTAAAACTATTCCTTCCATAGGAGAAAAAGATTTTTTCCAAGAGATCGGTTTTTTCAAGTTTATAGACAGTTTAGTTTAAAAAGAAAAAAACATAAATTTTCGTATCAGCGAAAATTTATGTTTTTTATTTACCTAAGAAAGCAACGTGACGTTGGATCCAAATAGACATAATTCAGGTTTTTATAATTTTTTATTGCTGATTAAATGCAGCATCACTTTGATTTTTTATTTACAGTATTCAATTACTAATTTAGCTGTATTTAAAAGTCCATCTACATGGGTTCTCTCATATGAGTGAGATGAATCTACTCCAGGTCCTACAAGAGCATGTTTAATTTGTGCTCCACCACGTAAAAGTGCACTGGCATCTGATCCATAATATTTATAAATATCTATAACATAATCAATCTCTTCGTTACGGCATAAATTAACCAGACGTTTTTTCATCTCCAAATCATATGGCCCTGAAGAATCCTTAGCACAAATAGTCACCTTATTTTCTTTTGAAGTCTGACCGATTCCTGGAGATGCCATATCTATAGCCAATATTTCCTGGGTTAATGATGTAGCAATTCCTGATGCACCATGACCAACTTCCTCATAGTTAGATATAAAGAATTCCAGTGTATACTCTGGAACTATCTCATTTTCCATAAGATATTTGCAAACTCCTAGTATAATTGCTACTCCGGCTTTATTGTCTAGATGACGACTCTTAATAAATCCAGATTTTGTTACCTCTACTCTTGGGTCTAAATATACAAAATCTCCTACATTTATCCCCAGTTTTTTTATATCTTCTGCATTTTCTACCAGTTCGTCCAATCTTACTACCATATTGTCCTCTGTTCTCTTATCCGATCTAGGAGCATCTCCATAGTTGTGTACAGATGATTTTTCAAATAAGATCGTTCCTCTGATCTCTTCACCATCCATAGTAGATATAGTGCAGTATTCTCCATCTACAGAATTCCAAGCATATCCACCGATCTGAGTTAATTTTAAAAAACCATTGGATGTGATCTCCCTTACCATCCCACCTAAGGTATCGATATGGGCAGCAATTATCCTGCTATCCTCTTTTTTTCCGGGAAGAGTTGCCTTCAATGCTCCCTTGGGAGTTATTTCCGTTTTTACTCCTAATTTTTTAAACTCATCTCTGCATACTGCTATCCCTTTTTCAGTGTCACCACTAGGGCTGGGGATATTTAATATTTCCACTAATTTTTCTACCATATAATTTGTAATGTACTTCATCTACTCTCTCCTTTTTTTATAACTTAATTTTTTCATTTACAAAATCCATAATTGCTTCCTTTAGGATTATAGATTCTTCTTCTATCCTTTCATAATTTCTCTTAAACCTTTCTACTTTAGCCTGATCTTTTAAAGATCCCAGGTTTATCTTTACGTTGAGTATAGCTCCTCTGATCCCTGTTTCCAAAAGCATAGCTCCTACACCCAGGTCCGTTACGGCATTTAGGTTTCCGTATTCAGAGAAAAACGGCAGTAATTCCATAGCTTCTAAAGAAGTTTTAGCAATCTCATAGGGAACTTCTGTAGCTTTTAAAGTAGCTTTTTGTATCTCCTCGCTTCTGACTGCTTTATTTTCATCGGTATCCTTGGGCAGTTTAAATGCTCCCATAAGGTCATTAAAAGATTTTGTATCCTCATCGATTAATATTTCTACTCTTTTTCTTATTTTCAGAAGTCTTCTATGTTTTGTTAAAAATTCCTCTTTGATCATATCATCAAATTCTCTATATTTTTTCTTGTCTATAACCAGTGATGCCATCATACGAGATAATGCTATCCCCAATGATGAAGAGAGAGCTGCTACACTTCCTCCTCCAGGTGCCGGTGCATCTGAATCCACCACATTTATAAAGTCTCCTAATTCTATATTTAAATAACTCATATTTACCCCCCCTATCGCCTACGGCGAAATTGATAATTTTTTTATGTATAGTTACATTTGAAATCCATTCAGATCTCTTAATTGTATTTTATCTTTTCTCCGTATTCTACCTGTATAACTTATGGACTATTTTATGCCTAATATATTACTTTCCCATCTGCCACTACCTGGATTCCATTTTTATACACATCCTTAGTGTGATTTATCCCAAAGTGATACATTATATACTCTAAATTTGGTGTGTCAAAAATTACAAAATCTGCCTTCTTTCCTTTTGTAATACTTCCAATTTCTTTTCCCCTGTCCACCGAATAAGCAGAGTTCACAGTAACTGCACTAATAACTTCTTTAGGAGTCATCTTCAATTTCAATGATCCCAGCTGCATAGCCAGCTGTAAATTCTCTGTAGGAGAACTTCCAGGATTATAATCTGTAGACAGGGCTACTGCTACACCTTTTTCAATCATCTGACGAGCATGTGCATAGTCTTTATTTAAATTAAATGAGGTTGCAGGGAGAATATCAGCTATCACTCCAGCTTCAGCCATATCTTCCATCCCTTTTTCACTGGCAGCCATAAGGTGATCAGCAGAAAATGCTCCTAACTCTGCCGATAATTCTGCTCCCCCTAAGGTTACAATTTCATCTGCATGGATCTTTACTTTAAATCCAAGATCCTTGGCAGCATTTAATATCTTCCTGGTTTCCTCTATTGAAAAAACTCCCTCTTCACAGAAAACATCACAAAATTCAGCCAATTCCTTCTCTTTGATCATAGGCAGCGCTCCTATTATCTCACTAATAAATTCTTCCCTCTTCCCCTTATATTCAGGCGGCAGAGCATGAGCCCCTAAGTATGTTGATACCAAATCTATAGGGTGGTCTTTATTTAATTTTTTTACAACTTCTAACTGTTTTAATTCAGTTTCAATATCTAGTCCGTACCCGCTCTTAGCTTCTACAGTGGTTACACCAAAAGATAACATAATATCCAGACTTTTTTTAGCTTTTTTATATAATTCTTCAAAACTGGCCTGCCTTGTGGAATTTACCGTACTCAAAATCCCACCTCCGGCATTTAAGATATCCATATAGGGAACCCCTTCTAATTTTTTAGAAAATTCATTTTCACGACTTCCCCCATGAACCAGGTGTGTATGTGGATCTATCAAGCCGGGAGTTACAGTCAGTCCCATGGCATCCTTTATTAATGTTGATTCTCCGATATATTTTTTATCGAATTCTCCTGATCCTGTTTCTAAAAATTTCCCGTCTTTAATAACTATATAGCCGTCTTTTATTATCTCGACTTCCCCCATTTCTTTTCCGGCTCTGGCTTTTTCCCCTTCTCCCAGGGTAATTAAATTTCCTATATTTTTTACAATTAACTCCGCATACATCTTAATATATCCCCCCATACGACCTTCGGCCGAATTTATAATTAAACTCTTTTATTTTACCCTATAAATTAGACTCTAAAATCTTCTCCATTGAAAAGCCATCTAAACCTAAATAATATTCCATACTCATAGCAAGAGCTTCCATAGGTACACTTCCTATGATCTCGCTCCCTAATACCGGCACCCCGTATCTTTTAGCTTCCATCTTCACAGTTTCAAAGACCCTGTAAAGGGGAGTTTTTTTATAGTTCACTACATTCATAGTCACCTGCACTATCCCTTTTTCCTTCAATTCTGCCGGTCCGGCTTTTATATATCTGAATCCACCACTGGAATGTCTGATCGCCTTAGCAATATTTTTCGCTATATTTACATCTGTCGTTCCTAAGTTTATATTAAAAGCTACTAGAGGTAACCTGGCTCCTACTCCTACTACTCCTGCTGTCCTGTGAGGCATACACTCTCCAAAATCAGGTTTCCATTGGGGATCTTTCATTTTTTCTGCCATCCCTTCAAACTGACCCTTTCTCACAGCAGCAAGGTTAATTCTTTCCTTGCAGGTAGCTGCTTCCTCATACAAAAATACCGGGACCTTATAGTCATCAGCTATCCTTTTCCCCAATGTTATTGCCAGCTCTATACACTCCTCCATATCTATATTTTTAATGGGTATAAAAGGTACTACATCTGTAGCTCCCATCCTGGAGTGTTCTCCCCTATGAACATTTAAATCTATCAATTCTGTTGCAATTCCTATTGTTTCGTACACAGCTTCCAATACTTTTAAAGGTTCCCCGATTATGTTTACAACTGTTCTATTATAATCTTTATCCGGTTCTACGCTGAGGAGTTTTACCCCCTCTCTATTTTTCAAAGGAGCAATTATTTTTTCTATCTTTTCTAAATCTTTTCCCTCACTAAAATTAGGCACACATTGTATTACTTGTTCTAACATACCCTTGACCTCCTAAAATTTTTAAATTTTGTACACCACTATATTAGTACTTTTTTCTCTTTTTTCCAATTTTTTCTGGATTTTTTTAAAATTATAAGTGAAAAAATATTTTTGATTTCATTTTTTTTATGATATAATATAATTCATGTTCAAATTTAGTAATTTAAAAAGGAAGGTATATTATGTGTAAAGAAAACATGTACGATAATTATGAAACAGCAGGTAATGTTGTTAAGATGGGGATTAAAAAGGGAAACAGTAAAAGTATAAATATATTTTTATTTGGTATCTTAGGCGGATTTTTCATTGCTTTAGGATATATGGGATATATGACCGTTACCCAGACTATGAGAACCAGGGTAGATACAGGGTTAGCCAGCTTCTTAGGAGCCAGTGTCTTCCCGGTTGGTATAATGTTATGTATAGTTGTAGGAGGATCATTATTTACCAGCAATAACTTATTGACCCTTGCACTATTTGATAAAAAAATCAGTTTAAAAAACTTATTGAGAAACTGGACCTTTGTATGGCTGGGAAATTTTACAGGTTCTATCGTAGCAGCTATCCTAGCTGTTACAGCAGGATTATATAAATCGGAAGCTATTCATTCTGTAGCTGTCCACATGGCAGAGCATAAGGCAGTTTTAGGATTTTCTGAAGCTGTAGCCAGTGCATTTTTCTGTAATGTTTTAGTAGCTTTAGGTGCCTGGATGACTATGTCCGGGAAAGATCTTGTTTCTAAAGTCATCGGTGTCTGGTTCCCGATTATGTTATTCGTACTCTGCGGATTTCAGCATGTAGTTGCTAATATGTATGTTCTAAGTTTAGGGATGATCTTAGGAGCAGACTACACCCTGGGACAGATGTTTATGAACAACATCATCCCCGTTACAATTGGAAATGCTCTTTCTGGAGGATTAATTATTCCTGCTATGTACTATTTCTTATTGGTAAAAAAACAAAAATAAATTTTAAATTAAAAGCCGGCAGATCTGCCGGCTTTTAATTTTTTAATTTTTTAATTTTTTTAACTTATCACATCTTCCGACTTAATAATTTTTATTTTCTATCTCCCCTATTTAATTCAAATAAAAATAATCATTATAAAAAATCACAGAATATATATATTTCCGCATACAAAAGTCCTAAAATAAACATATTTTTAAAATAAACATATTATTTTTTCAAACTTCTATTAATATTTCATTAGAAATCTTAGAAAAATTTGACACATTTTCTTATATTGTGATACCATCCTTTTGTACATAATCAAACATAATGTTTGTCAATAGTACTAAAAAGAGGAGGGAAATATGAACGCAGAAATTCAAGTACAACTAGGCAAAAAGAAAATCGGTAAATTTGATAAATTTTTAAATTTTATTGAGGTAGCAGGTAATAAATTACCTCATCCTGTAGCAATGTTTTTTGGTTTCTTTATAATAACAATTTTTTTATCAGCAGTTTTAGCTAAAACAGGTATCTCAGTAACGTACCAGGAGATTTCCAGAGCCACCGGGGCAGTTATAGATAAGACAACTACTGTTCAGAGTTTATTGACAGCTTCTGGAATTAGAGGGATCTTAACCAGCGGAGTAGATAACTTTACCGGCCATGCAGCATTAGGATCTATCATCGTAGCCATGTTAGGGGTCGGTCTGGCTGAGGGTTCCGGACTTATAAATGCTGTTATAAAAAAAGTAGTATTATCTACTCCTAAATCTATGGTAGCAGGAATTGTAGTATTTGCAGGAGTTATGTCTAACATCGCATCAGATGCAGGATACGTTGTACTAATCCCACTGGGAGCAATTATATTCGCTTCATTCGGAAGACATCCCCTTGCGGGACTTGCTGCAGCATTTGCAGGAGTATCCGGCGGATTTTCAGCAAACTTACTGGTTGGAACTACAGATCCATTATTAGGCGGAATCACAACTACCGCAGCACAGATAGTTTTACCGGGATATTCAGTTACTCCTACAGCAAATTTTTTCTTTATGGTAGCTTCTACATTTATGATAACAATCGTCGGAGCATTTATTACCGATAAAATTGTTGAACCCAGACTGGGAAAATATACAGGTCCTAAACTGGATCTGGATGCCGGTTCAGATATATCTAAAGATGAGATCAAGGGAATGAGATTTGCAGGAATAGGGATGCTGGTATTTTTAGGAGCTGTCATCATGATGACTATCCCGGAAAATGGACTTCTTAGATGGACTCCTGCTGAGATTCAAAATTTTGCCACAGAAAACGGTAGAACCCCTAGCAGTATGGAGATATTAAAACCATTTTTCAGTCAGTCTATTGTTTATATCCTTATGATGTTCTTCTTCATTCCAGGGTTATTATTTGGAATTGGAGCTAAGACAATAAAAAGCCATAGAGACGTGATAGCTTCACTCAATAAAGCTATGGCATCTTGCGGAGCTATCCTGGTAATAATATTTGTTTCAGCACAGTTTGTATATGTGTTTACAAAATCAAATATTGGAATTATCATTGCAGTAAACTTGGCTGATCTTATGAAATCCATGGGAATAAGTGGAGTATGGGCTGCTGTAGGACTTATATTCTTAACTGCATTCATAAATTTATTCATTGGAGGAGCTTCTTCTAAATGGCTCATGTTGTCACCTGTATTTATCCCTATGTTTGCTCAATTAGGTTTATCACCTGAATATACACAGCTGGCTTATAGGATTGGAGATTCTACAACTAATATTATCTCTCCCCTTATGTCATACTTTCCAATTGTAGTGGCATTTGCTGCAAAGTATGCATCTAAAAAAGACGGAATGGGAATAGGAACAATCATAGCTATGATGCTTCCTTACTCAATTATATTCTTAGTGATTTGGAGTATTATGTTCCTTGCCTGGAGTTTCTTAGGTCTTCCAATAGGACCGGGAGTATCGATGTTTATATAATTAGAATTACATTTAAAAAGGCCGCCTGGGATACCGGGCAGCCTTTTTATTTTAATTTAAAGATGGCTTCTTTTTATGGGAAACTATCTGCCTGTATTTTCCTGTATGGGGGTCTACAGGGATATTATCTGCTTTCTCTATGATCAGTTTTATATCTTTCTCAAGATTTTTCGATCTTAGAAATTCAGTCATCATAGGCAGTATTTCTTTCTCGGGATCTAACTCTTCCCTTTCAACATATCTAATCTTTAGAGTATTTTTATCTTCCTGCACAAATTGAATTTTCTTTACATTATTAAAGTACATACCTACCAGCTGAAGAGCAGTCAGTTTTTCCTGGCTCCCGTCTGCCATTTCAAAATAAAGATCATCCACTACCCTTCCGGCAATTTCATCTATAAGGGTAAAATTAAAATCCTGATCTTTAGATTTTTTTAATCTATCTTCCATCTTATACCTTAAGAGAGGCATCACATAGTTATAAAGGTTGGTCACTATGAGATCTCCTACTTCTCCTGGACCTACTTCGTCCATCTTTTCATCAACTATCTCAAATTTATAGTAGTCATCAAAAAGAAAAATTTGTCCTCTCTCAGGAATTTCCGACCCCATTCCCAAAGATTCAGTTGCTCCATAAAAATTTAAAGGTATTACCCCGAAGGCTCTTTCAATTATCTCTTTTCTGTTCCGGGTCAATTTATCTGCTGAACAGAATACCCGCTTTGGAAATATCCCTAAATTTCCATTTAGTTTTTCCTCTCCCAGGGCAGCTATAGATGAGGAGTATCCCGATAGAATAGTCGGCTGAAATTCATTCAATGATTTTATTATCTCCTTAAAATCACCGTTAACATCCAGAGTCAGAGTTGTGTAGTTTATATTTTTTGCTTCCTGGGCTAGATTATAACTGGCAAAATTTCCTCCCGTCGCTATAATAAAAGCTATCCTCTCTTTTTTTAACAGATTCATCTTATGGGACTGATCCACCCTTCCTATTATAAAAGCCTTTACTGTAGCCCATGCCTTCTGGTCATAAACAAATATTGTAGGATGCCCGGTTGAGCCCGAAGAAGTCATAGCCAAATATTTCCCCTTATACCTTCCTCCCCAGTTTTCCTTATGGCTTATAAATTCTTCTAAATCTTCCCTCTTAAAATCTTTAGTACAGATAAGATCATCGAAGTGATCTGAAATAATATCTTTATTAATTGTAGGATATTTATTGTAATCTATCGTTTTAAAGTTTTCCAGGGTTATCCCGTGTTTCCCGTAGAATTCACGATAAAATTTTGAGTTTTTTAATACATGTTCAATCAGATCATTCAATTTGCTGTTCTGGATCTCTAGGATTTCATCCCGTGAACGTTTATTATTTTTTTTTATATTATAAACTTCCTTAAGTAAGTGCATAATCTCCATAAATATCTCCTCCTCTATTTATATGTTCCAATATACTCTCTATACCTTCCTATTTTTATTTTAGTTATCAGTTTACCAGGACCCGTCTAGAAATAAATTTATTTACATTATATGCTGAATAAGAATTTTTATTCCCATTCCTATAAGAATAATTCCTCCTGTATATTCAGCTCTAACACCTAATAATTGTCCAACTTTATTCCCTAAATACACCCCTAAAAACGATATGATAAATGTTATTATCCCTATAATACTTATTACAAAATAAATATTTAATCCAGGTAGTAAAGAAAAGGAAAAACCCACTGCTAAAGCATCTATACTTGTAGCTATTCCAAGTGCAACAATGTCCAAAGAATTTTTACACTTTTTAATTTTTTTAGCTTCAAAAATCATCTTTCCACCAATAAAAGTCAATAATCCAAAAGCTATCCAGTGGTCAAATATTGCAATTTCATCATAAAAAAATCTTCCAATTCTCCATCCAAGAAGGGGCATCACTCCATGAAAAGTTCCAAAAACTAAAGCTACCTTTAATATTGATTTTATATGAAGTTTTTTTAGTGATAATCCTTGTGTTAACGATACTGTAAAGGCATCCATCGCTAATCCTATAGATATAAAAAAAAGTAATATAAAATCCATGTTTCCCTCCTTTATCTATAGATATCTTACTATTATATTAGAATTTTTTTATTATTTTCCTTGTTTTTTATTTATATTATTACTTTATTTTTACGGCCTTATTGGGTATACCTGTAAAAATATACATAACTATTTTAAAATCCCCGCTGATAATTTTCAAAAAAAAACTCCTAAGTAAATATTTTTAAATCATGACCCCATGACTTTCCCATATCTGCTTAGGAGAATTCTATTTTTTATTTAACTAAGATCTTGTAATAATCATCCTGATTAATATTAAATCCTGATTTTACAAATATTTTTTCCATTTTTTTATTCTCTATTTTTATCAGTATCTCAACTATCCCACTATCCAACTGAGTCCCTGAAACTTCCTTTAAAACTTCCACAGCCTCCCTGTGGGATCTCTTTCTCTGATATATCCTGGATGTAGTCAGGGCAGAATAGGTATCTGCTACTGCTATAATTTTAGATTCCAGGGGTATTTTATTTTTTTCCAGCTTATAATATCCCTGGCCGTCAATTCTCTCATGATGATATTTAATCCATGGAATTATTTTATGAAAAACCTCAAAGGGCTCTAAAATATAGATCCCGTCAGGTACATGTTTTTTAATCTGTTCATACTCATCTACAGACAGTTCACCTTTTTTATTTAGAATCGTCAAGGGTGTTATAATTTTTCCTATATCATGGAGGAGAGCTGCTTCTACAAGTTCATTTTTTGACAGATTTTTTTTTAATTCTCCGGGGAGATCGTCAAATATTGCCTTGACCAGGTTAGCCACATGCTCTGAATGATTGCTTGTATATTTATCCCTTAGTTTAACCGCTCTGATCAGACTGCTGATTGTCTGCACATAAAAAGAATTTAGGGAAGATGACAGATTCTTCAGGAGAAATATTATTATATATATGAAAAGTCCATCCATAAAAAACAGCAGTGAACTCACATGTGTAAATTCATTGTTAATCACTTCCTTCAAGATGATATAACTAAAATGAGTTACATATAAAAATAAAAATAGAAGCATGGCTGAAAAAGTAATAAGACCCATTTTATAGGAATATTTTGCTGCCTTATAAAAACTTTCAAAATCTTTTAGAATTTTCACAGAATCCACCAGACCTAAAAAAATTAAAACCATACCCAGTGTTATTAGTGTTGAATTTATATATTCCATCAAATACACCTCTTTTTTTCATTTGAAACAATAAAAAAATATATTCAAAATTGACTTCAATATATCTTTACCGCTATTTTTATAAAATCCTGCAATGAGTTTTTTATCTGATCTATGGTAAAGTCGTGTTTTAATAGAATGAAATTGTGTATATCAGCGGGGAGTTTGTGTTCACAAAATAAAATACTCCAGCTTTTGTAGTAAAATATAAATAAATTATATATTAAAAATCCAGGGGGGAAAGTAATGATAAAAAATAAAAAAATTAAATGGCTAGGCGGCATCTTATCCGGCCTAATACTTCTTATAGCATTAACTGCTGTCTGTTCAAAGAATGTGCAGAATTTTATGACCATGACATATCTTAATTTAAAAACTACCACCAGATTAGAAGTTAAAGACACAAATCTGTATATGGATGGGATAATCAATGAAAAAACTTACGACCAGTTTGTAAAGATTTTAAATGACAATCCCCAGATTGAAACTATTATTGAAGGAGATGTTCCCGGTTCAATAGATGATGATACAATGATAAAATTAGCTTATTTTGTCCGGAAGAAAGGGCTAAATACAAAAATTTTATCAAATAGTGATATTAATTCAGGAGGAGTCGATCTTTTTTTAGCAGGTGTGGAAAGAACAATGGAAAAAGGAGCTAAAATAGGGGTTCACTCATGGTCTGATGGTGAAAAAGATGCAGCTGAGTATCCTGTAGATTCTCCTGAACATGAACTTAATCGAAAATATATCGAAACAATGCTGGGATCAGATGATTTTTACTGGTTTACAATTTATGCAGCAACAGCAGATTGTATCCATCAAATGACCAAAGAAGAGATCAGCAGATATAAGTTACTTACCCAGCCTGTAAAAATGTAAGAAGTGTGCAGGATATTATTAATTTTAGGAGGAGGTAGTGATGAAAAAAAGAATTAAGTGGGTAGGAACTTTTTTATCCGGTCTGATACTTCTTATTGTATTAACTGTTGTCTGTTCAAAAGATATACAAAATTTCGTGACTATAAGATATCTTAATTTGAAAGCTACCGATAAATTAAAGGTTAAGGAGAATAATTCATATATGGATTGGATAATCCAGAAAAAAACTTACAACCAGTTTGTAAAAATTTTAAATGACCATCCCCAGGTTGTAACTCTCATTGAAAGAGATGTCTTTGGCTCAGTTAACGACAATTTAATAACAAAATTAGCTTATTCTATCCGAAAAGGGAAGATAAATACAAAAATCTCACTAAAGAGATAAGTCAATTGACAGGGGAAAGTTTTAAAGGCACCTTAGAAGGGGATCTTATTATGTCGCTTTCAAAAAAAATCATATTATCTCCTATTTATAAGGGAAGAGCTGATTTCTCTTTATTTTTTAGCAAGATATGAGTCCCCCCTTCCTTTATCTACAATCTATAAATTTTTATTTTCCCACTAATCTAATATTTCTATTCCTATACTACTTAAATATTCGAATGTTCCGTCATAATATTTTGATAATCTTGTATGATCAGCCTCACTACCATGGGGTATAAAAATAACCATTCCTTGACGAGCTCTTGTCAATAAAACTCGATATGTATTTTTAAGATATTCTCTAGTAATATTTTGATTAATATTTTGCCATTTGGTTCCTTTAAAACTTTGAAAATTCCAGTTTTTATTCTCCATATAAAAATCTGCACCCCAAGCAATACAAGCCCAATCAATTTCAAGACCTTGAATATCAAACTGAGTTGCTACCTCTTCAAGAAAATTTGATGAACGTATATCGTCATTTTTATTCAAAAACCAATTAGGTGCAGAGATCTCATTTTTTACATCAATTCCTATAGCTCTTAAACGTCTTGCTCCTGACGACCCTAGTAGGCCTATTCTTTCTGTTCCTTTTGCTTGATCTCTTAACCATTTTTTTGCTTTCTCAATGTCTCGCGTTAAAAATATAGGATAATTACTTTTTATATCTTCTAACAATGTAATCGATAAGTTATTATTTATCTCCAAAGTTTCACGAACAAAATTAGAAACCTTTTCTGATCTAAATGATCTTAGTGATACAGCAAGATGAAGATTCTTTTCATTCTGTCCATTGTCAAAGAGCCATTCTTTTATGTTTTCAGTTTTTAAATAATTATCATTTTCTAGAACAAGATCTGAATAATAGATATTCCATTTAGAATAATTATTTTTTAAAGAATTAACCCATTCCTCTA includes these proteins:
- a CDS encoding M42 family metallopeptidase; this encodes MKYITNYMVEKLVEILNIPSPSGDTEKGIAVCRDEFKKLGVKTEITPKGALKATLPGKKEDSRIIAAHIDTLGGMVREITSNGFLKLTQIGGYAWNSVDGEYCTISTMDGEEIRGTILFEKSSVHNYGDAPRSDKRTEDNMVVRLDELVENAEDIKKLGINVGDFVYLDPRVEVTKSGFIKSRHLDNKAGVAIILGVCKYLMENEIVPEYTLEFFISNYEEVGHGASGIATSLTQEILAIDMASPGIGQTSKENKVTICAKDSSGPYDLEMKKRLVNLCRNEEIDYVIDIYKYYGSDASALLRGGAQIKHALVGPGVDSSHSYERTHVDGLLNTAKLVIEYCK
- a CDS encoding cyclodeaminase/cyclohydrolase family protein — its product is MSYLNIELGDFINVVDSDAPAPGGGSVAALSSSLGIALSRMMASLVIDKKKYREFDDMIKEEFLTKHRRLLKIRKRVEILIDEDTKSFNDLMGAFKLPKDTDENKAVRSEEIQKATLKATEVPYEIAKTSLEAMELLPFFSEYGNLNAVTDLGVGAMLLETGIRGAILNVKINLGSLKDQAKVERFKRNYERIEEESIILKEAIMDFVNEKIKL
- the hutI gene encoding imidazolonepropionase gives rise to the protein MYAELIVKNIGNLITLGEGEKARAGKEMGEVEIIKDGYIVIKDGKFLETGSGEFDKKYIGESTLIKDAMGLTVTPGLIDPHTHLVHGGSRENEFSKKLEGVPYMDILNAGGGILSTVNSTRQASFEELYKKAKKSLDIMLSFGVTTVEAKSGYGLDIETELKQLEVVKKLNKDHPIDLVSTYLGAHALPPEYKGKREEFISEIIGALPMIKEKELAEFCDVFCEEGVFSIEETRKILNAAKDLGFKVKIHADEIVTLGGAELSAELGAFSADHLMAASEKGMEDMAEAGVIADILPATSFNLNKDYAHARQMIEKGVAVALSTDYNPGSSPTENLQLAMQLGSLKLKMTPKEVISAVTVNSAYSVDRGKEIGSITKGKKADFVIFDTPNLEYIMYHFGINHTKDVYKNGIQVVADGKVIY
- the ftcD gene encoding glutamate formimidoyltransferase, translated to MLEQVIQCVPNFSEGKDLEKIEKIIAPLKNREGVKLLSVEPDKDYNRTVVNIIGEPLKVLEAVYETIGIATELIDLNVHRGEHSRMGATDVVPFIPIKNIDMEECIELAITLGKRIADDYKVPVFLYEEAATCKERINLAAVRKGQFEGMAEKMKDPQWKPDFGECMPHRTAGVVGVGARLPLVAFNINLGTTDVNIAKNIAKAIRHSSGGFRYIKAGPAELKEKGIVQVTMNVVNYKKTPLYRVFETVKMEAKRYGVPVLGSEIIGSVPMEALAMSMEYYLGLDGFSMEKILESNL
- a CDS encoding formate/nitrite transporter family protein, whose product is MCKENMYDNYETAGNVVKMGIKKGNSKSINIFLFGILGGFFIALGYMGYMTVTQTMRTRVDTGLASFLGASVFPVGIMLCIVVGGSLFTSNNLLTLALFDKKISLKNLLRNWTFVWLGNFTGSIVAAILAVTAGLYKSEAIHSVAVHMAEHKAVLGFSEAVASAFFCNVLVALGAWMTMSGKDLVSKVIGVWFPIMLFVLCGFQHVVANMYVLSLGMILGADYTLGQMFMNNIIPVTIGNALSGGLIIPAMYYFLLVKKQK
- a CDS encoding AbgT family transporter, which codes for MNAEIQVQLGKKKIGKFDKFLNFIEVAGNKLPHPVAMFFGFFIITIFLSAVLAKTGISVTYQEISRATGAVIDKTTTVQSLLTASGIRGILTSGVDNFTGHAALGSIIVAMLGVGLAEGSGLINAVIKKVVLSTPKSMVAGIVVFAGVMSNIASDAGYVVLIPLGAIIFASFGRHPLAGLAAAFAGVSGGFSANLLVGTTDPLLGGITTTAAQIVLPGYSVTPTANFFFMVASTFMITIVGAFITDKIVEPRLGKYTGPKLDLDAGSDISKDEIKGMRFAGIGMLVFLGAVIMMTIPENGLLRWTPAEIQNFATENGRTPSSMEILKPFFSQSIVYILMMFFFIPGLLFGIGAKTIKSHRDVIASLNKAMASCGAILVIIFVSAQFVYVFTKSNIGIIIAVNLADLMKSMGISGVWAAVGLIFLTAFINLFIGGASSKWLMLSPVFIPMFAQLGLSPEYTQLAYRIGDSTTNIISPLMSYFPIVVAFAAKYASKKDGMGIGTIIAMMLPYSIIFLVIWSIMFLAWSFLGLPIGPGVSMFI
- a CDS encoding manganese efflux pump yields the protein MDFILLFFISIGLAMDAFTVSLTQGLSLKKLHIKSILKVALVFGTFHGVMPLLGWRIGRFFYDEIAIFDHWIAFGLLTFIGGKMIFEAKKIKKCKNSLDIVALGIATSIDALAVGFSFSLLPGLNIYFVISIIGIITFIISFLGVYLGNKVGQLLGVRAEYTGGIILIGMGIKILIQHIM
- a CDS encoding HD domain-containing protein, which codes for MEYINSTLITLGMVLIFLGLVDSVKILKDFESFYKAAKYSYKMGLITFSAMLLFLFLYVTHFSYIILKEVINNEFTHVSSLLFFMDGLFIYIIIFLLKNLSSSLNSFYVQTISSLIRAVKLRDKYTSNHSEHVANLVKAIFDDLPGELKKNLSKNELVEAALLHDIGKIITPLTILNKKGELSVDEYEQIKKHVPDGIYILEPFEVFHKIIPWIKYHHERIDGQGYYKLEKNKIPLESKIIAVADTYSALTTSRIYQRKRSHREAVEVLKEVSGTQLDSGIVEILIKIENKKMEKIFVKSGFNINQDDYYKILVK